A genome region from Bacteroidota bacterium includes the following:
- a CDS encoding tetratricopeptide repeat protein: MSKKAVTIYIGSYGDPKKSWHFKLGLLEVWFKYNPFLWRLGLCIPSATQMSINKQIIYILTGPLTSLMMAIVAYYFTLTDDVNSFLRIILIIFIGSSILDLLINLIPNSNPIKLYDGSFAFNDGYRLLELFYYKKFPKEYMVAADLYNQQNYAEAAIKFNSILKSGLKNENIYRLTIASFLQVKNYKQAKEISDEFMIHGSLNSDDFANTAISYSHLNDHDKAIEFYNKSLEINPKNKYSLNNKGFTLNILEKYEEAIPMFDKAIAIDTAFAYSYNNRGLAKIKIGKLEEGLKDINYSLKLDENNAYSYRNLGIYFFDIKEYATALELFTKAKELDNSTYQIDELIYQAGIQIPK; encoded by the coding sequence ATGTCAAAAAAAGCCGTTACAATTTATATTGGTTCTTATGGTGACCCAAAAAAGAGCTGGCATTTTAAATTAGGGCTTTTAGAAGTATGGTTTAAGTATAACCCATTTTTATGGCGCCTTGGCCTCTGTATTCCGTCGGCAACACAGATGTCTATAAATAAACAAATCATTTACATCTTAACAGGACCTTTAACATCACTAATGATGGCAATAGTTGCATACTATTTTACATTAACAGATGACGTTAATAGTTTTCTAAGAATAATTCTCATAATTTTTATAGGGTCATCAATTTTGGATTTATTAATAAATCTAATACCTAATTCAAACCCCATAAAACTTTATGACGGCAGTTTCGCCTTTAATGATGGCTATCGATTATTAGAACTCTTTTACTACAAAAAATTTCCTAAAGAATATATGGTCGCTGCTGATCTATACAACCAACAAAACTACGCAGAGGCCGCCATCAAATTTAACAGCATTTTAAAAAGTGGGCTGAAGAATGAAAATATTTATAGATTAACAATAGCAAGCTTTTTGCAGGTGAAAAATTATAAACAAGCAAAAGAAATATCTGACGAATTTATGATTCATGGTAGTTTAAATTCCGATGATTTTGCAAACACTGCCATTTCTTATTCACATTTAAACGACCATGACAAGGCAATTGAATTTTATAATAAATCTTTAGAAATAAATCCAAAAAATAAATATTCTTTGAATAACAAAGGATTTACTTTAAATATTCTTGAAAAATATGAAGAAGCAATACCGATGTTTGACAAAGCGATTGCGATTGATACCGCATTTGCCTATTCATACAATAACAGAGGGCTCGCAAAAATAAAAATTGGTAAGCTAGAAGAAGGACTTAAAGACATTAATTATTCACTCAAACTTGATGAAAATAATGCTTATAGTTATCGTAATCTTGGTATCTACTTTTTCGATATAAAAGAATATGCAACTGCATTGGAATTATTTACTAAAGCCAAGGAACTTGATAATTCAACATACCAGATAGACGAACTGATTTATCAAGCAGGAATCCAAATACCTAAATAG